One window from the genome of Rhodopirellula halodulae encodes:
- a CDS encoding formylglycine-generating enzyme family protein gives MNWMRMVQTAFFTLTLLLVVDTNSDAQERESPDKPGTWKMEFVSIGPSTFRRGFDTSQQRDREFSLAHRYSNQQNFQHDSPSHLVVLTEPFEIQTTEVTVAQFRAFVADTGYETDAERNGGALGHSPDQKNYVDRFQKRPEITWRNPGFPQSDQHPVVGVSWNDAQEFCRWLSDQQPGTYRLPTEAEWECACRAGRTTWYSWGTDPNEASSHANVADGALEAAHPNTTRYQRAVQLDPNDGDGFVFTAPVASFRPNDRGLHDMHGNVWEWCQDRWSGDLYRRYLKDVPWPDRKNFTVTDPVALEETPQHQYGDWRSIRGGAWTCAPASVRCSIRTFAEASDATIYTGFRVVRE, from the coding sequence ATGAACTGGATGCGAATGGTTCAGACGGCCTTTTTTACGCTCACCTTGCTGCTCGTCGTGGACACGAACTCCGACGCTCAAGAACGCGAGAGCCCAGATAAACCGGGCACCTGGAAGATGGAATTTGTTTCGATCGGACCGAGCACTTTTCGGCGTGGATTCGACACTTCTCAACAGCGCGACCGTGAATTCAGTCTCGCTCATCGCTACAGCAATCAACAAAACTTCCAGCACGATTCGCCGTCTCATTTGGTCGTGCTGACCGAACCATTTGAGATTCAGACCACCGAAGTCACCGTTGCCCAGTTTCGAGCCTTCGTTGCAGACACGGGGTACGAAACGGACGCCGAACGAAATGGTGGAGCCTTGGGACACTCGCCCGATCAGAAAAACTATGTTGACCGGTTTCAGAAACGCCCGGAGATCACCTGGCGGAATCCTGGCTTCCCACAATCAGATCAGCACCCGGTGGTGGGCGTCAGTTGGAACGACGCCCAAGAATTCTGTCGATGGTTATCGGATCAACAGCCGGGAACTTACCGCCTGCCCACCGAGGCCGAATGGGAATGCGCTTGCCGAGCTGGTCGAACCACTTGGTACTCTTGGGGCACCGATCCGAATGAAGCCTCCTCACACGCCAATGTCGCTGACGGTGCATTGGAGGCGGCTCATCCCAACACCACGCGTTATCAACGAGCCGTCCAACTAGACCCAAACGATGGTGATGGGTTTGTCTTCACCGCTCCCGTGGCAAGTTTTCGCCCCAATGACCGAGGACTTCACGACATGCACGGCAACGTTTGGGAGTGGTGCCAGGATCGATGGTCCGGTGATTTGTATCGACGCTATCTGAAAGATGTCCCCTGGCCCGATCGAAAGAATTTCACGGTCACGGATCCCGTCGCACTGGAGGAAACGCCCCAGCACCAATATGGTGATTGGCGAAGCATTCGAGGTGGAGCTTGGACCTGTGCTCCCGCCTCGGTTCGCTGCTCCATCCGCACATTCGCGGAAGCCTCTGACGCGACCATCTACACCGGTTTCCGAGTTGTGCGAGAGTAG
- the trkA gene encoding Trk system potassium transporter TrkA: protein MRILTLGGGTVGRWIADMLCRRRHSVTLIDSDPEIVRSINSELDVRAIEGNASQSTVLFSADVLSADLCLAVTGDDEVNIVAASMAKALGARRAIARVYAPAFRDLSTFDYQRHFQIDSLLSLEQLSASELARAIRNPDAIPLEHFARGQLQVYEMDVAAGSPAAGKKLMELQLPPSVRVGSLAREGRMWIASGADETRAGDRVSLVGMPDAVSVARQIFGGEKRRRKQSKVMIAGGGETGYHLAGLLGREDFRTVLLEQDPKRCEQLSKLLPDVTVVHANANRRSVLEDEGGGTVDYFVACTGNDENNIMAGVEARELGASRVMCVVGRPDYANVVGKLGIDLAVSERDVVARQILGFLNEGAVISQSKLPNGSIGVYELEILEGSPVTQASLANLPLAGRCLIAAIQRDGFVRVPTADDVLEVNDIIVALIDLSDADEVLSLFHSV from the coding sequence ATGCGGATTCTGACCCTCGGCGGCGGAACCGTCGGACGCTGGATCGCGGACATGCTGTGCCGCCGTCGACATAGCGTCACGTTGATCGACAGCGATCCAGAAATCGTTCGGTCCATCAACAGCGAATTGGACGTTCGAGCGATCGAAGGCAACGCATCACAAAGCACCGTGTTGTTTTCAGCCGATGTGCTCAGCGCCGACCTTTGCTTGGCGGTCACCGGCGACGACGAAGTCAACATCGTCGCGGCGAGTATGGCGAAGGCGCTTGGTGCCCGACGGGCGATCGCGCGAGTTTACGCCCCGGCGTTCCGCGACTTGTCGACATTCGATTACCAACGCCACTTTCAAATTGACAGTCTGCTTTCGCTGGAGCAACTTTCGGCTTCGGAACTTGCCCGAGCCATCCGCAACCCAGATGCAATTCCACTGGAGCACTTTGCTCGCGGGCAACTGCAGGTTTACGAGATGGATGTGGCGGCGGGTTCTCCTGCGGCTGGCAAGAAGTTGATGGAGTTGCAACTGCCCCCCAGTGTTCGTGTTGGATCCTTGGCTCGTGAAGGCCGCATGTGGATCGCCAGCGGGGCGGACGAAACGCGTGCCGGCGACCGAGTCAGCTTGGTTGGAATGCCTGACGCGGTCAGCGTGGCTCGTCAAATTTTTGGTGGCGAGAAACGTCGTCGCAAACAATCCAAAGTGATGATCGCCGGCGGTGGCGAGACCGGCTACCACTTGGCCGGATTGCTCGGTCGCGAAGATTTCCGGACGGTCTTGCTGGAACAAGATCCGAAACGTTGCGAGCAACTTTCGAAGCTGCTTCCCGATGTGACCGTCGTCCATGCCAACGCCAATCGTCGCAGTGTTTTGGAAGACGAAGGCGGTGGCACGGTCGATTACTTTGTTGCCTGCACTGGCAACGACGAGAACAACATCATGGCGGGCGTGGAGGCTCGTGAACTGGGTGCGTCTCGCGTGATGTGTGTCGTCGGTCGCCCTGACTACGCCAACGTGGTTGGAAAGTTGGGGATCGACTTGGCGGTCAGCGAACGAGACGTGGTCGCCCGCCAAATTCTTGGCTTCCTCAATGAGGGTGCCGTGATCAGCCAAAGTAAACTGCCCAACGGTTCCATCGGCGTTTACGAATTGGAAATTCTCGAAGGTTCCCCCGTCACACAAGCCTCGTTGGCCAACTTACCGCTGGCCGGGCGTTGCTTGATTGCCGCGATCCAACGTGACGGGTTTGTACGAGTCCCGACGGCGGACGATGTCTTGGAAGTCAACGACATCATCGTCGCCCTGATTGATTTGTCGGATGCCGACGAAGTCCTCTCTCTCTTTCACAGCGTCTAG
- a CDS encoding lactonase family protein — protein MAGTLNVWFGTTTPRGGVSEGIYHARFDTETGKLGPATLAVKTQQPGFLAMHPTLPVLYASTGKGVAAYRVKAESNGDKLALIGEVESGDGGVAHLAADPSGKVLLSAQYGGGSTTLYSLREDGSIDRMVSVMEHSELITPAGSGVVKGRQDAPHAHWVGFSPDNRFAFTPDLGMDKVVIWKLDVNEPSLTHHGFGEGIPGGGPRHMKFSPDGKRIYLLNELTLSVSVFDYDSEDGKMTRGQTIAALSEEAKAKETFNSASEIRVHPSGRFIYSANRGHDSISVFRVDEAGQLELVEVEPIRGGWPRNFNLDPSGRWLIAAGRDSHTATVFEVDAKSGELTFIRQTQQVPTPICVLFSK, from the coding sequence ATGGCGGGAACGTTGAATGTCTGGTTCGGCACCACCACTCCTCGCGGCGGCGTGAGCGAGGGCATTTACCACGCTCGATTCGATACGGAGACCGGGAAACTTGGACCGGCGACCTTGGCCGTCAAAACGCAACAGCCGGGATTTCTGGCCATGCACCCGACTCTGCCCGTTCTGTATGCCAGCACCGGAAAAGGCGTGGCGGCTTACCGCGTGAAAGCGGAATCGAACGGTGACAAATTGGCGTTAATTGGTGAAGTCGAGAGTGGTGACGGTGGCGTGGCCCACCTCGCCGCAGATCCATCCGGAAAGGTGCTGCTATCGGCTCAATACGGAGGCGGATCGACCACGCTGTATTCTCTCCGCGAAGATGGATCGATCGACCGCATGGTTTCGGTGATGGAACATTCGGAGCTGATCACTCCTGCCGGTTCCGGCGTCGTGAAAGGTCGGCAAGACGCCCCGCATGCTCACTGGGTCGGTTTCTCACCTGACAACCGTTTCGCATTCACGCCCGATCTTGGAATGGACAAGGTGGTGATCTGGAAGCTGGACGTGAATGAGCCTTCCTTAACCCATCATGGTTTTGGTGAAGGTATTCCCGGCGGTGGGCCGAGGCATATGAAGTTTAGCCCCGATGGAAAACGCATCTACTTGTTGAACGAATTGACCTTGTCGGTTTCCGTCTTCGATTACGACTCCGAAGACGGCAAGATGACTCGCGGGCAAACCATTGCGGCGTTGTCCGAAGAAGCCAAAGCCAAGGAAACCTTCAACAGTGCATCGGAAATTCGAGTGCACCCATCGGGACGCTTCATCTATTCAGCCAACCGTGGTCACGACAGCATTTCAGTGTTTCGCGTGGATGAGGCGGGACAATTGGAGTTGGTTGAGGTTGAACCCATTCGTGGCGGTTGGCCACGCAACTTCAACTTGGACCCCAGTGGGCGTTGGCTGATCGCCGCTGGACGCGACAGTCATACCGCGACCGTCTTTGAAGTCGATGCGAAGTCGGGCGAGTTGACCTTTATCCGACAAACACAACAGGTGCCCACCCCCATCTGCGTGCTCTTTAGCAAGTAG
- the serB gene encoding phosphoserine phosphatase SerB — translation MGPPTIVLLRFTGEDRPGLTASISERLHRFNCRVLDVNQAVIHRSLLLGMLVQVPGTEDPERLMRKMQRKGRKLGLKCKAKIVCDPDYDAWVERQGKSRFILTLLSRSVTAEQFAAVSRLVSDQNLNIDVITRLSGRPEREQGDEPTRACVEFSLRGDPVDTNDLKASLLELSNRLNLDLAWQRDDAFRRNRRIVALDMDSTLLQAEVIDELAKEAGAGEKVSAITESAMRGEIDFDESLRQRVQSLAGLPESVLPKVAERLQLTEGAERLLSNLRRFGYTTAILSGGFTYFGEHLQKLLGIDHVHANQLEIEDGKLTGRVIGPIVNAERKALLLEQLAANEGVDRKQMIAIGDGANDLPMLSRAGLGIAFHAKPIVRESAEHQVSTLGLDAVLYLLGVRDRDLIDG, via the coding sequence ATGGGTCCTCCGACCATCGTGCTGCTGCGATTCACCGGTGAGGATCGTCCCGGACTGACCGCCTCCATCTCCGAACGACTGCATCGTTTCAATTGCCGTGTCTTGGACGTGAACCAAGCGGTGATTCATCGTTCGTTGCTATTGGGCATGCTGGTTCAAGTTCCCGGCACCGAAGATCCCGAACGATTGATGCGGAAGATGCAACGCAAAGGCCGCAAGTTGGGTTTGAAGTGCAAAGCAAAGATTGTTTGCGACCCGGACTATGACGCTTGGGTCGAACGCCAAGGCAAATCGCGTTTCATCCTCACGCTTCTTTCGCGTTCAGTGACTGCCGAGCAATTCGCCGCGGTCAGCCGTTTGGTCTCCGACCAAAATCTGAACATCGATGTGATCACTCGTTTGTCCGGTCGCCCCGAACGCGAACAAGGTGACGAGCCGACACGCGCTTGCGTCGAGTTCTCGTTGCGTGGCGATCCGGTCGACACGAACGACTTAAAAGCCAGCCTGCTCGAACTGTCGAACCGCCTGAACTTGGACTTGGCTTGGCAACGGGACGATGCCTTCCGACGCAATCGTCGCATCGTGGCATTGGATATGGATTCAACGCTGCTGCAAGCCGAAGTCATCGACGAACTTGCCAAGGAAGCCGGTGCGGGAGAGAAGGTCAGTGCCATCACTGAATCCGCCATGCGTGGCGAAATCGACTTTGACGAGTCACTGCGTCAACGCGTGCAATCGCTCGCGGGACTGCCTGAGAGTGTTCTGCCCAAAGTTGCCGAGCGTCTGCAATTGACCGAAGGTGCCGAACGCTTGCTATCGAATCTGCGCCGGTTCGGATACACGACCGCAATTTTGAGCGGTGGTTTCACTTACTTCGGCGAGCACCTGCAAAAGCTGTTGGGCATCGACCACGTCCACGCAAATCAGTTGGAAATCGAAGACGGCAAACTCACCGGACGCGTGATCGGGCCGATCGTCAACGCGGAACGCAAGGCACTGCTGCTGGAACAACTGGCCGCCAACGAGGGGGTCGACCGGAAGCAAATGATCGCGATTGGCGATGGAGCCAACGACCTGCCGATGCTTTCCCGAGCCGGTCTTGGGATCGCCTTCCATGCGAAGCCCATCGTCCGTGAATCAGCCGAACATCAAGTCTCCACATTGGGGCTCGACGCAGTGCTGTACCTGCTCGGTGTTCGCGATCGCGATTTGATCGACGGCTGA
- a CDS encoding ECF-type sigma factor — protein sequence MSASRSVSHWIEQVREGDSIAANQLWQHFHDRLINAVRRRLYGQNRAISDEEDIVLSVFDSFYSAVQKGRFPDLADRDNLWQLLLKMSARKVVDKRRHDQRQRRGGNAQPQSLDQRDEDDVLLEAIGNEPSPEMVLMMEESVEQFFSHLGVGQLRDLAGAKLEGYSNAELAERFGCSERTIERRLHLIREKCQQEFFDEHPPEKTAHPDT from the coding sequence ATGTCAGCTTCACGCAGCGTCAGTCACTGGATCGAGCAGGTCCGAGAAGGAGATTCGATCGCCGCCAATCAGCTTTGGCAACATTTTCATGATCGCTTGATCAACGCAGTCCGACGGCGACTGTATGGCCAGAACCGAGCGATATCAGACGAAGAGGACATCGTCCTTAGCGTTTTCGACAGTTTCTATTCCGCAGTTCAGAAAGGTCGCTTCCCCGACTTAGCGGATCGCGACAATCTGTGGCAGTTGTTGTTGAAAATGTCGGCACGAAAGGTGGTGGACAAACGTCGCCATGATCAACGTCAGCGTCGCGGCGGTAACGCCCAACCGCAATCACTCGACCAACGCGACGAGGACGACGTGCTGCTGGAGGCGATCGGCAACGAACCATCACCCGAGATGGTTTTAATGATGGAAGAATCCGTTGAACAATTTTTTTCTCATTTGGGTGTCGGGCAACTTCGAGATTTGGCGGGTGCCAAGTTAGAAGGGTACTCCAACGCGGAACTTGCCGAACGTTTTGGGTGCTCGGAACGGACGATTGAGCGTCGTCTGCATCTGATTCGTGAAAAATGCCAACAGGAATTCTTCGATGAGCATCCGCCAGAAAAAACTGCCCATCCAGACACTTGA
- a CDS encoding DUF1592 domain-containing protein: protein MAAEIPPNVLPALKAHCLGCHGPDAAEANLRIDLLTSDLADRENALKWIEIRNAINLGEMPPDGESPLPIEILSQTSEWVSQSLKQIERSRSRSDEQTMLRRLNRHEYTHTISDLLSMKFPSGESPLNTLPPDGTAEGFDKVSSALMLDPSLMTHYYHVARHIAERAIVDGPPEYPTETMRLELEKIPDSHAIGYLVTRLGLNPVPDGLELIEGGTRSFGMLRYPGRKDNNVAPTNGFYRFTIRAGASPGKDGEVPRIRLRHDHPDDSMQTIMEFDVTAAWDNPKEQTVVIPRDTLGGEVKVEILNETKLYMGQRPGEDFMRRIGEVGSQQNFQESLRLAGRKIAEGWGGDRSTPDPEKLDLTEFPRVFLDYLEVEGPLYDQWPPKSHTTLFSVVEPAAKDLDDAKKIFAQFLPRAWRRPVEPSELASILNVVQTELDNGESFHEAIRVGLTASLTSPNFLYLIEHTTSDNDTKHLNDHAIANRLSYFLWSSMPDEELFRAAQAGELAAPSNRREQVDRMLADPKIERLVESFAGQWLQTNTFLDFTPDPHLYRDYDDALAEAVAREPLEFFREILLHDRSVLNFLNSDFIVINERLAEHYELDGITGDHYRVVPLPQTSVRGGLLAMAGVHQAGSDGIRTKPVSRAVYVREVLFNNPPDPPPPNAGEVEPNIRGENLTVRERLVQHQQIDACASCHRSLAPYGLALENFNVIGAWREAQDGENFRGRNRPPIDASGRLPNGNEFADFREFRQQLLLQSDRFRRALAEKLLIYAFGRPVDPADDALLSQAVNDMKAQGDTLRALIQSIVSSEAFITP, encoded by the coding sequence GTGGCGGCGGAGATTCCTCCCAACGTCTTGCCGGCGTTGAAAGCACACTGCCTGGGGTGCCACGGTCCCGACGCAGCAGAAGCCAACCTGCGAATCGACTTGCTCACCAGCGATCTGGCTGATCGCGAAAACGCGTTGAAGTGGATCGAAATCCGAAACGCGATCAATCTCGGAGAAATGCCACCCGATGGCGAATCACCTCTTCCCATCGAGATCCTTTCACAGACCTCTGAATGGGTGTCGCAATCCTTGAAGCAAATTGAGCGATCACGCTCGCGATCCGACGAACAAACCATGTTGCGTCGTTTGAACCGTCACGAATACACCCACACCATTTCTGATTTGCTCTCGATGAAGTTCCCCAGTGGTGAGAGCCCACTGAACACTCTGCCGCCAGACGGGACAGCGGAAGGGTTTGACAAGGTCAGCTCAGCGTTGATGCTCGATCCTTCGCTCATGACTCACTACTACCATGTGGCCCGACACATCGCGGAACGAGCGATTGTGGATGGGCCGCCGGAGTATCCAACCGAGACGATGAGGCTGGAGTTAGAAAAGATTCCTGACAGCCATGCGATTGGGTATCTCGTCACACGACTAGGACTGAATCCCGTTCCGGACGGGTTGGAACTGATCGAAGGAGGCACACGGTCGTTTGGGATGCTTCGATACCCCGGCCGCAAAGACAACAACGTCGCACCGACAAACGGTTTCTACAGGTTCACCATCCGGGCTGGTGCGTCGCCCGGCAAAGACGGGGAAGTCCCTCGCATTCGCCTTCGACACGATCACCCAGACGATTCCATGCAAACGATCATGGAGTTTGATGTGACCGCCGCCTGGGACAATCCCAAAGAGCAAACCGTCGTCATTCCGCGCGACACGCTGGGTGGGGAGGTGAAGGTCGAGATTCTCAACGAGACAAAGCTATACATGGGCCAACGTCCGGGTGAAGACTTTATGCGTCGCATCGGCGAGGTTGGAAGCCAGCAAAACTTCCAAGAATCATTGCGTTTGGCGGGACGGAAAATCGCGGAAGGATGGGGAGGCGATCGCTCAACCCCGGATCCGGAAAAGCTTGATCTCACCGAATTCCCGCGTGTCTTCTTGGACTACTTGGAGGTCGAGGGCCCACTCTATGATCAGTGGCCCCCCAAAAGTCACACCACGTTGTTCTCGGTCGTCGAACCCGCGGCGAAAGATCTGGACGACGCAAAGAAGATCTTTGCTCAATTTCTTCCACGTGCTTGGCGACGCCCGGTGGAGCCATCCGAACTCGCGTCCATTTTGAACGTCGTGCAAACCGAACTGGACAATGGGGAGTCTTTTCATGAGGCAATCCGCGTCGGTTTAACGGCATCGTTGACCTCGCCGAACTTTCTGTACCTCATCGAGCACACAACAAGCGACAACGACACCAAACACCTCAACGATCACGCAATCGCGAATCGTTTGTCCTATTTCCTATGGTCCTCCATGCCGGACGAGGAGCTCTTCCGGGCTGCCCAGGCGGGTGAATTGGCCGCTCCGTCGAATCGACGCGAGCAAGTGGATCGTATGCTGGCCGATCCAAAGATCGAACGCTTGGTGGAAAGCTTTGCCGGACAATGGCTGCAAACGAATACGTTCCTGGACTTCACTCCCGACCCACATTTGTATCGGGACTATGACGACGCCTTGGCAGAAGCGGTTGCCCGCGAACCGCTGGAGTTTTTCCGCGAGATTCTGCTGCATGACCGAAGTGTGCTGAACTTCCTGAACTCCGACTTCATCGTGATCAATGAACGCTTGGCTGAGCACTACGAGCTGGACGGGATCACCGGCGACCACTATCGAGTGGTTCCGCTTCCACAAACGTCGGTTCGCGGTGGCTTGCTGGCAATGGCGGGCGTTCACCAAGCGGGATCCGATGGCATTCGCACCAAACCCGTTTCGAGAGCCGTCTATGTGCGAGAAGTTCTTTTCAACAACCCACCCGACCCTCCGCCACCCAACGCGGGCGAAGTCGAACCGAACATTCGCGGAGAGAACCTGACCGTTCGGGAACGTTTGGTCCAGCACCAACAAATCGACGCGTGCGCGTCATGCCATCGGTCACTGGCCCCTTACGGCCTCGCGTTGGAAAATTTCAATGTGATCGGTGCCTGGCGAGAAGCACAAGACGGCGAAAACTTTCGCGGACGCAATCGACCGCCGATCGACGCTAGCGGTCGACTGCCAAATGGCAACGAATTCGCTGACTTTCGTGAGTTCCGCCAGCAATTGCTTTTGCAAAGCGACCGTTTCCGGCGAGCATTGGCTGAAAAGCTACTCATCTATGCGTTCGGTCGCCCAGTTGACCCAGCGGACGACGCTCTTCTCTCACAGGCGGTCAATGACATGAAAGCACAAGGCGATACGTTGCGTGCACTGATCCAGTCCATCGTTTCCAGCGAGGCATTTATCACGCCATGA
- a CDS encoding serine/threonine-protein kinase: MSIRQKKLPIQTLEQIDDRCAEFERRWQQDLSPTIESMITDDFTSDAQEVLLAELIALDLDYRQRRGERPDEANYRDRFPEHETAIRDAMHESAPSNRAFVPPSVDQLAELFPTLEITELLGAGGMGAVYKARQTGLDRVVALKILPEEFGHDVKFALRFTREARTLAKLNHPNIVSVYEFGHVNDTYYFLMEFVEGSTLRDIVAARQLEPAHALAIVPHLCDALQYAHDNGVIHRDIKPENILMAKDGSVKIADFGLSRILGDHQPSLDLTGTHQVMGTPRYMAPEQLEGARGVDHRTDIYSLGVVFYEMLTGELPIGRFAAPSQKVHVDVRLDEVVLRTLEKEPQRRYQRASQIKSDVQSIASGDRSAPAMTQVEHAANPTATNNNFHSETQAQSGQWLLTRRELMNGVKRSLRPLFFGQLFQIVTGIAFIALGAWCWAPNTRVPHLLISGVIVHLYGLFLLVCAINVLVRISQIDTTKPLPQVRQQLQRVRRFYLGTGPIIGFTWWLLWIPVAVAAGFDQILHPNSLYPSLLIGVIGLFGSLWIVSRAMKSEKGKQHMSGRSIQATQRALDEIEQANIA; the protein is encoded by the coding sequence ATGAGCATCCGCCAGAAAAAACTGCCCATCCAGACACTTGAACAGATCGACGATCGCTGTGCTGAATTCGAACGCCGCTGGCAACAGGATCTGTCACCGACCATCGAGTCGATGATCACCGATGATTTCACGTCCGACGCACAGGAAGTCTTGCTGGCGGAACTGATCGCGTTGGATTTGGACTACCGACAACGCCGGGGCGAGCGACCCGACGAAGCGAACTATCGGGACCGTTTCCCCGAACACGAAACCGCGATTCGCGATGCCATGCACGAGAGTGCTCCATCCAATCGTGCTTTTGTTCCACCGTCGGTCGATCAACTTGCCGAACTCTTCCCGACTCTGGAAATCACGGAGTTACTCGGTGCCGGAGGAATGGGCGCTGTCTACAAAGCCCGTCAAACGGGCTTGGATCGCGTCGTTGCGTTGAAGATTCTGCCTGAAGAATTCGGACACGATGTGAAGTTCGCACTTCGCTTCACCCGCGAAGCTCGCACGCTCGCGAAACTCAATCACCCCAACATTGTTTCGGTGTATGAGTTTGGACACGTCAATGACACCTACTATTTCCTGATGGAATTCGTCGAAGGTTCCACGCTTCGCGACATCGTTGCCGCCAGACAACTGGAACCGGCTCATGCGTTGGCCATCGTCCCGCATCTTTGTGACGCCCTGCAGTACGCTCACGACAATGGTGTCATCCATCGCGACATCAAACCCGAGAATATTCTGATGGCCAAAGATGGGTCGGTCAAAATCGCCGACTTCGGCCTTTCGCGAATTTTGGGAGACCATCAACCTTCGTTGGATTTGACTGGCACCCATCAAGTCATGGGAACGCCTCGTTACATGGCTCCGGAACAACTCGAGGGAGCACGCGGCGTCGACCACCGCACCGACATCTATTCGCTGGGTGTCGTCTTTTACGAAATGCTGACGGGCGAACTGCCAATCGGTCGTTTCGCCGCACCATCACAAAAAGTGCATGTGGACGTTCGACTGGATGAAGTCGTGCTGCGAACACTCGAGAAAGAACCACAGCGACGGTATCAACGGGCCAGTCAAATCAAATCAGATGTGCAATCGATCGCCTCGGGCGATCGCTCCGCCCCGGCAATGACGCAAGTGGAACATGCCGCCAACCCAACTGCGACCAACAACAACTTCCATTCGGAAACCCAAGCTCAGTCTGGCCAGTGGCTTTTGACACGTCGCGAATTAATGAATGGCGTCAAACGATCTTTGCGTCCGTTGTTTTTCGGTCAGCTATTCCAAATCGTCACAGGAATTGCCTTCATCGCCCTGGGTGCATGGTGCTGGGCACCGAACACCCGTGTCCCTCACCTGTTGATCAGCGGAGTCATCGTCCACCTGTACGGACTGTTCCTCCTCGTCTGCGCAATCAATGTCTTGGTTCGAATTAGCCAAATCGACACCACCAAGCCACTGCCGCAGGTTCGGCAACAACTCCAGCGAGTGCGAAGGTTTTACCTGGGCACAGGTCCGATCATCGGATTCACATGGTGGTTGCTTTGGATCCCGGTTGCTGTGGCCGCGGGCTTTGATCAAATCCTCCACCCCAACTCGCTGTATCCGTCCCTGCTCATCGGCGTGATTGGCTTGTTCGGATCGCTCTGGATCGTTTCGAGAGCCATGAAATCCGAAAAAGGGAAACAGCACATGTCGGGGCGAAGCATTCAAGCAACACAACGGGCACTCGATGAAATCGAGCAAGCCAATATCGCATGA
- a CDS encoding DUF1552 domain-containing protein produces MNFLSFRTLDRRTLLRGASTCLALPWLEAMMPRSVSAAETNAVPPRMGMFYFGTGMNMRQFYPDGFGPDAKLSRILKPLEKQRDQFTVLSGTTLQHGGGHDGAYPFSTSIARGEKQTISPDQLVAEHHGKHTRFPSLQLSVKRGTGFGSQALATISWNRQGIPLAAENDPQTIFQNLFRPTNEKQRSEQSNEFRQRGSVLDAILSNAKHLQQRLGHTDRRQLDQYFQSIREVETTLRREIDWADRPKPQPELNGFGDYEKAVTPEGNGKFVYDTYAKLMYDLIALAFQTDSTRVVSYVVRTELAGGVYPEFGVSKGYHELTHHGNDPKNLDELAKVDTIYMNHWSYFLNRLASIREGDKSLLDNTILGFSSGMGIGHSKDTLPTMISGGRGLGVRHQTHLQLADHTPLSSVWHTMVERMGIEIENDFQDSTGPIGELLA; encoded by the coding sequence ATGAACTTTCTTTCTTTTCGCACGTTGGACCGTCGCACTTTGCTTCGTGGTGCAAGCACTTGCCTAGCCTTGCCTTGGTTAGAAGCGATGATGCCACGATCTGTTTCGGCCGCCGAAACGAATGCCGTACCACCGCGCATGGGCATGTTCTATTTCGGCACGGGAATGAACATGAGGCAGTTCTACCCGGATGGCTTTGGGCCAGATGCCAAGCTCTCGCGGATCTTGAAACCGCTCGAGAAACAACGCGATCAGTTCACCGTGCTGTCCGGAACAACCCTTCAACACGGTGGAGGACATGACGGGGCGTATCCGTTCTCGACCTCGATTGCTCGTGGAGAAAAACAAACCATTTCACCAGACCAGTTGGTGGCGGAACACCACGGAAAGCACACTCGTTTTCCTTCGTTGCAACTTTCAGTCAAACGCGGCACCGGATTCGGCTCCCAAGCGTTGGCGACCATTTCCTGGAACCGGCAAGGCATCCCGCTGGCCGCCGAGAACGATCCACAAACAATCTTCCAAAATCTCTTTCGCCCTACAAACGAAAAGCAGCGTTCGGAACAGTCGAACGAGTTCCGGCAACGGGGCAGCGTGCTGGATGCCATCCTTTCCAATGCCAAACATCTACAACAGAGGTTAGGCCATACGGACCGACGACAACTCGATCAGTACTTCCAATCGATTCGTGAAGTGGAAACGACACTCCGCCGCGAAATTGACTGGGCGGATCGTCCGAAACCGCAACCCGAACTCAATGGTTTTGGCGACTACGAAAAAGCGGTCACCCCGGAAGGCAATGGCAAATTTGTCTATGACACCTACGCCAAACTGATGTACGACCTCATCGCACTCGCCTTTCAAACCGATTCGACTCGGGTTGTGAGCTATGTGGTGCGAACGGAATTGGCTGGCGGGGTCTATCCAGAATTTGGTGTCTCCAAGGGCTATCACGAACTGACCCACCACGGCAACGATCCCAAAAACTTAGATGAGTTGGCCAAGGTCGACACCATCTACATGAACCATTGGAGTTACTTCCTGAACCGTCTGGCATCGATCCGCGAAGGCGACAAAAGCTTGCTCGACAACACCATCCTCGGCTTTTCCAGCGGCATGGGAATCGGCCATAGCAAAGACACGCTGCCCACCATGATATCGGGCGGCAGAGGGCTTGGCGTTCGCCACCAAACGCACTTGCAACTTGCTGATCACACGCCGTTGTCGTCGGTGTGGCACACCATGGTGGAACGCATGGGGATTGAGATCGAAAACGATTTCCAAGACAGCACGGGGCCAATCGGAGAGTTGCTCGCATGA